The window GGAGGAACACCTCGACCGGCTGTTCGATTCGGCGAAGGTGCTGGACCACGACATCGACCACACCCGCGAGGAGATCACCGAGGCGACGCTGGAACTCATCCGAAGTCAGGACCTCGAATCCTGTTACATCCGGCCGCTCGTCTACTACGGCTACAACTCGCTGGGCGTCTCGCCGAAGGACTGCCCGACCGAAACGATGGTCGCCTGCTGGCCGTGGGGCGCCTACCTCGGCGAGGACGCCCTCGAAAACGGCGTCGACGTGATGGTCTCCTCGTGGCGCAAGCACGCCTCCAGCCAGATTCCGACCAACGTGAAGGCCACCGGCCCCTACGTCAACTCCATGCTGGCCGGCGAGGAGGCCCGCCGCAACGGCTACGTCGAGGCCATCGTCCTCAACAAGGAGGGCAACGTCGCGGAAGGCCCCGGCGAGAACATCTTCATGGTCAACGACGGCGAGATTTACACTACGGGCCTCTCCGAGTCTATCCTCGACGGCATCACCCGCGATACCGTCATCCAGCTGGCCCGCGACATGGGCTATACGGTCCACGACGACACGGCCATCTCCCGTGGCCAACTCTACACGGCCGACGAACTGTTCTTCAGCGGCACCGCCGCCGAAGTCACCCCGATTCGGAGCGTCGACGACACCGAAATCGGCAACGGCTCCCGCGGTCCCGTCACCGAGGACATCCAACAGCAGTTCTTCGACCTCGTCGAAGGGAAACTGGGCGGCTACGACGACTGGTTCCTGTACGTCTAGAACACCCACGTTTTGCACGGGGACGAGTCACACTTTATTGACGAACCGAGACAACGGCTTAACAAATGTCCCTCCCTGCGGTCGTCAGAAAGGACGTCAAAGAGTCCATCCGGTCGAAGTCTTTCCTCGCGACCACGCTGTTGTTCGTCCTCGTCTCCGGGTTCTGGGCGGCGATTCAGCACGTTCCTCGGATGGCTTCGAATAGCGACGTCCCGACCAGCACGCTGGCACTGCTCAATAGCATGGGCCAGCCGATGGCCTTCTTCGTCCCGCTGCTCGGGTTGGCCATCTCCTACGGCGCCATCGTCGGTGAGCGCGACAGCGGGAGCCTCAAAATCACGCTCGGGCTGCCGAACTCGCGACGTGATATCGTTCTCGGGAAGTTCATCGGTCGGTGTGCGGTTTTATCCGTCGCCATCCTCAGCGGCTATGCGGTCGTTGCCGCCTTCGCACTGGCAACCTACGAGTCATTCGCGGCCACCGAGTTCGCCCTCTACACCGTATTGACGGTTTTCTATGGTCTGGTCTACGTCGCAATCGGCATCGGATTCTCGTCAGTGATGACGTCGCAGTATACGGCGTTCGGCGGTGCGGTGAGCCTCTATGCCTTCTTTCAGCTAGGCTGGGACCTCGTAATGGCGGTTCTACAGACGATTACCGTCGGATACGTCCCCCCGGATTCCGGTGCCCCGCCCTGGCTGATCGTCGTCCACGCCCTCAACCCGACCGCAGCAGTCGGCTATGCGGCCCGGGCGATAATCCCCACCTTCGACGCGCTAATGTCGTATCCGGTATCGGCTTCGTTCTACCCGCCGAAGTGGGCCGGCTTCGCCATTCTCGCGGCCTGGCTCGTTCTATCCCTCGGGTTCGGCTATCTTCGGTTCCAGTCGATGGAGATTATGTAAACTGTATGGCGTCACCCGCCCACTGAACTCGTCCTTCATCCCTCGAAGCCTGAAACCAAGCCCGCCTCAGGCCGTCTCGGTTTCCAGCGCCTGCTCGATTCGTCGGTCCGCCTGTTCGAGGCGGTTCTGAACGGTCATATCCAGCGTCTCGTCGAAGTCGTTTTTCGATAGCGCCTCGCCGACCTTTTCCAGTCGCGTCCGGGCCGCTTCCAGCGCGCGGTCGGCGCCTCGCGTGTCGGATTGTTCGGCGCGTTCGACGGCCCGTTCGGCGGAGGCGGCGACCGCCTGAAGCGCCCGCTGGAGGCCGGTAACGCCGCTCACGTCGATATCGCCGGGGTCCGCAAGCGGGTCGTCGAGCGCGCCACCGCCGCTGCCACCATCGCTACCGTCGCCGTTCGTCGGCGTTTCGGTCCGGTCGTCATCGTCGTCGTCGGAATCGCCGTCGTCGCTAGAGTCGTCATCGCCGTCCCCCGAGAACGCGGGGGCCTGCTCGGAGGTTTCGGTCGTGATGTTCGCGACGAACTCGGCCAGCGAGGCCTTCCCAGTTCGTGGATTCTCGATGGTTCGGCGGTTCTCGTCGCCGGGGTTGACGCGGTAGGCGCCGGGAACATCCTCGCTGTCGCGGATTTCGGTCGTATAAGCGCCGTCGGTGTGGACGTAGGCCGCGAACTTGTCGGGCGAATCCGGCCTGAAGTCGAAGAGGCGGCCGCCGAAGTCGTCCTCGATTGCGACACGCTGGATGTCCGGGCCGTCGCTGGAATCGCCGTCGACTTTGACCGCGTTCTCGTTCGCGACGAGCGTGACCTGCCCGTCGGCACCGAGGACGGTCGGCGTGGGTGCAGTCCCATCGCCATCGGCAGTCGAGGTTTCCGTCTCGGTTGCCGTCGCTGATTCGGTCGCCGTCGCTGATTCGGTCGCCGTCGCTGATTCGGTCGCCGTCGCTGATTCGGTCGACGTCGACGTTCCCGTCTCGGATTCGGTCGACGTCGACGTCTCCGTCGGCGACTCCGTCTCACGTTCCGTAGGCGTTTCCGCTGTCGCGTCGTCGTTCCCGACGGTGATACGTTCGCTGTACGGCGCAGTACCGGGCGCGTTGACCGTCAGGCGATGTTCGCCGGGGTCGACGTCCTGCATCACGACGGCGCCGCCGACGCTCGGGGCGGCCGTGGGCTCGCTTTCCAGCAGACAGAAGGCGAGCGTGCCGGTAGCCGCCGTCGTCACGCCGTTGCCGTCCGGGGCCTCGGCGTCCTGAACGGCCTCGCCGAGCGCGCCGGCGAGGGAGGTAGTGGGGCCGCCGTAGTCGATGGCCTC of the Natronomonas halophila genome contains:
- a CDS encoding ABC transporter permease — its product is MSLPAVVRKDVKESIRSKSFLATTLLFVLVSGFWAAIQHVPRMASNSDVPTSTLALLNSMGQPMAFFVPLLGLAISYGAIVGERDSGSLKITLGLPNSRRDIVLGKFIGRCAVLSVAILSGYAVVAAFALATYESFAATEFALYTVLTVFYGLVYVAIGIGFSSVMTSQYTAFGGAVSLYAFFQLGWDLVMAVLQTITVGYVPPDSGAPPWLIVVHALNPTAAVGYAARAIIPTFDALMSYPVSASFYPPKWAGFAILAAWLVLSLGFGYLRFQSMEIM
- a CDS encoding branched-chain amino acid transaminase, translated to MSFEEMDVDTIWQDGEFVDWDDAQTHILTHSLHYGTAVFEGARCYDTVSGPALFRWEEHLDRLFDSAKVLDHDIDHTREEITEATLELIRSQDLESCYIRPLVYYGYNSLGVSPKDCPTETMVACWPWGAYLGEDALENGVDVMVSSWRKHASSQIPTNVKATGPYVNSMLAGEEARRNGYVEAIVLNKEGNVAEGPGENIFMVNDGEIYTTGLSESILDGITRDTVIQLARDMGYTVHDDTAISRGQLYTADELFFSGTAAEVTPIRSVDDTEIGNGSRGPVTEDIQQQFFDLVEGKLGGYDDWFLYV